One window of Cohnella hashimotonis genomic DNA carries:
- a CDS encoding non-ribosomal peptide synthetase module — MAKRVATEYVNASLTLTEAEMRSLTSLCGTQQLRQQIFVLENGNQEMVLEDEAGGETIRLTFERRGGRYRCSLSCRVVQPGLTDALRKMVSSFKGDAVVNRIYPGFTMVYHYLGGKVVRIVECKGDAIRTVFEHESALSAMESRYKLCAVEEEIAIVRGAVNELLDLRNALTDADRIAEIDERLRHHSRLLFALEA, encoded by the coding sequence ATGGCTAAGCGGGTAGCCACAGAGTATGTAAACGCCAGTCTGACATTGACAGAAGCCGAGATGCGAAGCTTAACCTCCCTGTGCGGAACGCAGCAGCTGCGCCAGCAGATTTTCGTGCTGGAGAACGGCAACCAAGAAATGGTTCTAGAAGACGAAGCTGGCGGCGAGACGATCCGCTTGACGTTCGAGCGTCGCGGCGGCCGCTACCGTTGCTCTTTATCCTGCAGAGTCGTCCAGCCCGGTCTTACCGACGCGCTGCGCAAGATGGTGTCCTCGTTCAAGGGGGATGCCGTCGTCAACCGTATTTATCCCGGTTTTACGATGGTTTATCATTACTTAGGCGGCAAGGTCGTGCGTATCGTCGAGTGCAAGGGCGACGCCATCCGCACCGTTTTCGAGCACGAGAGCGCTTTGTCGGCGATGGAGTCCCGTTACAAGCTGTGCGCGGTCGAAGAAGAGATTGCGATCGTACGCGGCGCCGTCAACGAACTGCTCGATCTGCGCAACGCCCTTACGGACGCAGACCGCATCGCGGAGATCGACGAGCGGCTGAGGCATCACAGCCGATTGCTGTTCGCGCTTGAAGCTTAA
- the speD gene encoding adenosylmethionine decarboxylase: MEYSTFGRHVAVDTWGVDFDLLNSAELLQSHMVEAAEACGATVLSVQAKQFEPQGATVLVMLSESHLSIHTYPERGFAAIDCYTCGETVDPQLAIDYMVSVLKPKNTYAKKLIRGVGEMQVEEPAIKQAELV, translated from the coding sequence GTGGAATACTCTACTTTCGGACGGCACGTTGCGGTTGATACCTGGGGGGTCGATTTCGATCTTCTGAACAGCGCTGAACTTCTCCAATCGCACATGGTGGAGGCAGCCGAAGCTTGCGGAGCAACCGTTCTCTCGGTTCAAGCCAAACAATTCGAGCCGCAAGGCGCGACGGTTCTCGTTATGCTGTCGGAGAGCCATCTCTCCATTCACACGTATCCTGAGCGGGGTTTTGCCGCAATCGATTGCTACACCTGCGGCGAGACGGTCGATCCGCAGCTCGCGATCGACTACATGGTTAGTGTACTTAAGCCAAAGAACACATACGCCAAGAAGCTGATTCGCGGCGTCGGCGAGATGCAGGTCGAAGAGCCTGCTATCAAACAAGCCGAACTGGTGTAA